From Candidatus Hinthialibacter antarcticus, a single genomic window includes:
- a CDS encoding ATP-binding protein, which translates to MILQSDFSKKIPVKLIFVVALGAFVSSLHFLTSTHAHYLHLIYDRLCYLPVILAAYWFGLRGGVLMGASMSVMHLAHIYLSWNGHFFTANLYQTLEAFVHLFLGFVTGFLSERFIKASKKLELSYRDLQEKTLQVLNAEEQLRRTERIQALAELSAGVAHEIRTPLASIKGSAEILANESLKPEQREEFTTILLKESRHLSNIVNEFLSFARPQKTQQVECRIPEVIDVILDLTLQQRRSKEIKIEKRYATELPSIYFDADQLKQVFVNLISNSIQAMPKGGTLTISAKRENDSITCMIEDTGSGIPDHIHTRIFDPFFTTRPNGTGLGLSIVQKIMNHHQCSIDAVNRESGGACFILQFPIARSFTNE; encoded by the coding sequence ATGATACTTCAATCTGACTTTTCAAAAAAAATACCCGTCAAATTGATTTTTGTGGTTGCGCTGGGGGCGTTTGTTTCCAGTCTTCATTTTCTGACTTCAACTCACGCCCATTACCTGCATTTGATCTATGACCGTCTCTGCTATCTGCCCGTAATTCTGGCAGCCTACTGGTTTGGCTTGAGAGGTGGAGTGTTAATGGGAGCCTCCATGTCGGTTATGCACTTGGCCCACATCTATCTTAGCTGGAACGGTCATTTTTTTACCGCCAATTTATATCAAACGCTTGAAGCCTTTGTACATCTGTTCCTTGGGTTTGTTACGGGCTTTTTATCGGAGCGGTTTATTAAAGCATCAAAAAAATTAGAACTGTCTTATCGCGATCTACAAGAAAAAACTCTCCAAGTATTGAACGCCGAAGAGCAGCTCCGAAGAACGGAACGCATCCAGGCCTTGGCCGAACTTTCCGCTGGCGTCGCTCATGAAATTCGTACGCCGCTCGCATCCATCAAAGGCTCCGCTGAAATATTGGCGAACGAGTCGCTGAAGCCAGAGCAACGGGAAGAATTCACTACCATTCTGTTGAAAGAATCACGCCACCTCAGCAATATAGTGAATGAATTTTTAAGTTTTGCTCGCCCTCAAAAAACACAACAGGTCGAATGCCGCATCCCAGAAGTGATTGATGTCATCCTTGATTTGACCCTGCAACAACGGCGCTCAAAAGAAATCAAAATTGAAAAAAGATATGCCACAGAACTACCTTCCATTTATTTTGATGCAGACCAACTCAAACAAGTATTCGTCAACTTGATTAGCAACTCCATCCAGGCAATGCCGAAAGGCGGGACGCTGACGATCTCAGCGAAGCGGGAGAATGACTCGATCACCTGCATGATTGAAGACACGGGTTCAGGAATTCCAGACCACATCCATACCCGGATTTTTGATCCGTTCTTTACCACTCGGCCCAATGGAACAGGGCTTGGGCTTTCGATCGTGCAAAAAATCATGAACCATCACCAATGTTCTATTGATGCAGTAAACCGCGAATCGGGTGGGGCCTGTTTCATTCTCCAGTTCCCAATTGCAAGGAGTTTCACAAATGAATAA